A DNA window from Choristoneura fumiferana chromosome 2, NRCan_CFum_1, whole genome shotgun sequence contains the following coding sequences:
- the LOC141445554 gene encoding uncharacterized protein, translated as MSSIGVVVFRNSPLGKTQVLQESVNNAVNINNGNQNVRREIIIVRKKQKTQSPPTVSVTSLVRGTESTVTSIPTKRPRVRENVVEDLARSPTPLAVARRNARERNRVRQVNDGFAALRRHIPEEVAAEFENANSNRGPNKKLSKVETLRMAVEYIRNLESLLNIGHADKENTSCMSMESFPSPASSSPRDNSQERSYFTLNSPTIDEDGVDEDLDELDGALHQLPQPQYIELPATENFQLVSTPHLYEEEDCTGQPLTPSSDLIAQEDVSPHILDGHFPFPNSAEQFTVIPEQNYCSETDVPLNDNDFEVKYATSIHHDMQRSFSDDTELPLEAINPDLIMAHEQYKFKEDAFLENTQFNDVELKQELPDIHVTPEDREQFEETLKWWQEKTRQARPSHNKN; from the coding sequence ATGAGCTCAATCGGTGTCGTGGTCTTCCGAAACTCGCCGCTCGGCAAAACCCAAGTGCTTCAAGAATCCGTCAATAACGCAGTCAATATAAATAATGGCAATCAGAACGTTAGGCGCGAGATTATTATAGTGCGGAAGAAGCAGAAGACCCAATCACCACCGACGGTGTCAGTGACTTCCTTAGTGCGTGGCACAGAATCAACGGTCACTAGTATCCCGACAAAGAGGCCGCGAGTCCGTGAAAATGTTGTGGAAGACTTGGCGCGCTCGCCAACACCACTTGCGGTGGCGAGACGGAATGCGCGGGAACGGAATAGAGTGCGCCAAGTCAACGACGGATTTGCGGCTCTCCGAAGACACATACCAGAAGAAGTCGCTGCTGAATTCGAAAATGCCAATTCCAACAGAGGACCTAATAAAAAACTAAGCAAGGTGGAAACTTTACGAATGGCAGTCGAATACATACGAAACTTGGAAAGCTTGCTGAACATCGGTCATGCTGATAAAGAAAACACGTCGTGTATGTCCATGGAATCCTTTCCTTCACctgcatcatcatcaccacGAGATAACAGTCAGGAAAGAAGCTATTTTACTCTGAACTCTCCTACTATTGATGAGGATGGAGTGGATGAAGATTTAGATGAATTAGATGGAGCTTTACATCAGTTACCTCAGCCGCAGTACATAGAACTGCCAGCGACAGAAAACTTTCAACTAGTATCTACTCCACATTTGTACGAAGAAGAAGATTGTACTGGGCAGCCCTTGACGCCTTCATCTGACCTAATAGCACAAGAAGATGTGAGTCCACATATACTGGACGGGCATTTCCCATTTCCTAACTCAGCTGAGCAATTCACTGTGATTCCTGAACAAAACTATTGCAGCGAAACTGATGTGCCATTAAACGATAATGACTTTGAAGTGAAATACGCAACATCAATTCACCATGACATGCAGAGAAGTTTTAGTGATGACACCGAGTTGCCTCTCGAAGCAATCAATCCCGATTTAATCATGGCACACGAACAATACAAATTTAAGGAAGACGCATTTTTAGAAAATACGCAGTTTAATGATGTCGAGCTGAAGCAGGAGCTTCCTGATATTCACGTGACTCCTGAAGACAGAGAACAGTTTGAGGAGACTTTAAAGTGGTGGCAGGAGAAGACGAGACAGGCCCGTCCTAGCCATAATAAGAATTAG